In Caproiciproducens sp. NJN-50, the following are encoded in one genomic region:
- a CDS encoding LysM peptidoglycan-binding domain-containing protein, whose product MRLTPMSYKDYIWPRNPETVTVARAKNIGKYPIPRAGNVLQDLGMGSRTVRGSGAFSGSGCAEEFQKLSAVFAEEGVGQLLLPGMAPFSAVFSSLTRKGDPRPDRIGYEFEFWEDGSAPESESVVSDPKTYLCKAGDTLFSIAASFGISVDALQACNPDIQWPNAPGEGTAVIVP is encoded by the coding sequence ATGCGGCTGACACCGATGAGCTATAAGGACTATATCTGGCCGCGCAACCCGGAGACCGTGACGGTGGCTCGCGCGAAAAACATCGGCAAATATCCGATTCCCCGCGCCGGGAATGTGCTGCAGGATCTGGGGATGGGAAGCCGCACCGTCAGGGGAAGCGGCGCTTTCTCCGGTTCCGGGTGCGCGGAGGAATTTCAGAAGCTTTCCGCCGTTTTCGCCGAAGAGGGCGTGGGACAGCTTCTTCTGCCGGGCATGGCGCCGTTCTCGGCGGTGTTCTCCTCGCTGACGCGGAAGGGGGACCCGCGCCCGGACCGCATCGGCTACGAATTTGAATTCTGGGAGGACGGCTCGGCCCCGGAGTCGGAATCGGTCGTCAGCGACCCGAAGACCTACCTCTGCAAAGCGGGGGACACCCTGTTCTCCATCGCGGCTTCCTTCGGAATCAGCGTGGATGCCCTTCAGGCGTGCAACCCGGACATTCAGTGGCCGAACGCTCCCGGGGAGGGAACGGCGGTGATCGTGCCGTGA
- a CDS encoding phage major capsid protein, whose translation MYGVPGKSFTQTLEGLDPSADYAGTPLEGLDAYQRQLKRFDIRVGGPASDKIEKFFQTGDSSALFPEYISRAVSQGMEQANLLPELVAATTQIDSMDYRTIESDPSEDDKSLKPVAEGAQLPQTNIKIKSQLVRLNKRGRMLTASYEALRFQRLDLFTVTLRQIGSAIARSQLSDAIGVLLNGDDGNEPAGTVAASGAAPDYGDLVNLWSSLSPYTLNTLLVSTAATKDLLSISEFKDAVAGLNFQGTGKLISPLGAKLLHAPQMESGKVIGLDKTCALEMVQAGGVTTDSDRLIDRQLERTAISVTAGFARLFDGAVRILTYGA comes from the coding sequence ATGTACGGCGTACCGGGAAAATCCTTTACACAGACTCTGGAGGGTCTGGACCCCTCCGCCGACTACGCGGGCACCCCGCTGGAGGGTCTGGACGCCTACCAGCGCCAGCTCAAGCGCTTCGATATCAGGGTGGGCGGCCCCGCCTCCGATAAAATCGAAAAGTTCTTTCAGACCGGTGACTCCTCCGCGCTGTTCCCCGAATATATCTCCCGCGCGGTGAGTCAGGGCATGGAGCAGGCAAACCTGCTGCCCGAACTGGTCGCGGCCACGACGCAGATCGACTCGATGGATTACCGGACGATCGAGTCGGACCCCTCCGAGGACGACAAAAGCCTGAAGCCCGTCGCGGAAGGCGCACAGCTGCCGCAGACCAATATCAAAATCAAAAGCCAGCTCGTGCGCCTGAACAAGCGCGGCAGGATGTTGACGGCGAGTTACGAGGCGCTGCGCTTCCAGCGTCTGGACCTGTTCACCGTGACGCTGCGGCAGATCGGGTCGGCCATCGCGCGCAGCCAGCTTTCCGACGCGATCGGCGTTTTGCTCAACGGCGACGACGGAAACGAACCCGCCGGTACGGTAGCCGCCTCTGGCGCGGCTCCGGATTACGGGGACTTGGTGAACCTGTGGAGCAGCCTTTCCCCCTATACTCTGAACACGCTGCTCGTGTCGACCGCCGCGACAAAGGACCTGCTGTCCATATCCGAATTCAAGGACGCGGTCGCGGGGCTGAACTTCCAGGGCACCGGCAAACTGATCAGCCCTCTGGGGGCAAAGCTGCTGCACGCGCCGCAGATGGAATCCGGTAAAGTCATTGGCCTTGACAAAACCTGCGCGCTCGAAATGGTGCAGGCGGGCGGCGTGACAACCGATTCCGACCGGCTGATCGACCGTCAGCTTGAACGTACCGCCATCAGCGTGACGGCCGGTTTCGCCAGGCTGTTTGACGGCGCGGTCCGCATTCTGACCTATGGAGCCTGA
- a CDS encoding serine/threonine protein phosphatase: MLFSHKKNGAAVRAVQTAERNAPFSDLTSYVPLCAGERRLYDALREAVPIIDAAIEKILRLVGNFTVLCPDGTAQRELNRFLESVQAGGARQGISSFLSTYLDQLLTYGNAVGEMVVQGGELRALYNASLDDVELRAASPLAVEVRRRENGVGVPVKFPELVFCSALNPPPGSAQGVSLLRGLPFVSRILVQIFHTVGVNWERLGAVRFAVTYKPDSDAADQAFARERAEQIATEWGRAMRGDSVSDFIAVGDVSIRAIGSDVKIPDSEVPVRQILEQIIAKLGIPPFLLGLTWSSTERMSSQQADILTSELESYRRLLNPVIYRICSMWLRLNGFPPKFSVEWDDITLQDTTELAAARYQNARAAQLERTIRPERPVI, from the coding sequence ATGCTGTTTTCCCATAAGAAAAACGGCGCGGCGGTTCGCGCGGTCCAAACGGCGGAGCGGAACGCTCCGTTCTCGGATCTGACCAGCTATGTGCCTCTGTGCGCCGGGGAGCGCCGCCTGTACGACGCGCTGCGCGAGGCGGTGCCGATCATCGACGCGGCGATTGAAAAGATCCTCCGCCTGGTCGGCAATTTTACGGTCCTCTGCCCGGACGGCACAGCGCAGCGCGAACTGAACCGGTTTCTTGAATCCGTGCAGGCCGGCGGGGCCCGGCAGGGGATTTCGAGCTTTCTGTCCACTTATCTCGACCAGCTTCTGACCTACGGGAACGCGGTCGGGGAGATGGTGGTGCAGGGTGGGGAACTGCGCGCTTTGTACAACGCTTCTCTGGACGACGTGGAGCTACGCGCCGCGTCGCCGCTCGCCGTAGAGGTGCGCCGACGGGAAAACGGAGTCGGCGTGCCGGTGAAATTTCCGGAACTGGTTTTCTGCTCCGCGCTGAACCCCCCGCCGGGCAGCGCGCAGGGGGTCTCTCTTCTGCGGGGGCTGCCGTTCGTCAGCCGGATCCTGGTCCAGATTTTCCACACCGTCGGGGTGAACTGGGAACGTCTGGGCGCAGTCCGCTTCGCGGTGACCTACAAGCCGGATTCCGACGCGGCGGACCAGGCGTTCGCCAGGGAGCGGGCGGAGCAGATCGCCACGGAATGGGGGCGGGCGATGCGCGGAGACAGTGTGAGCGACTTTATCGCGGTCGGCGACGTGAGTATCCGGGCGATCGGCTCGGATGTGAAGATTCCGGACAGCGAGGTCCCGGTTCGGCAGATTCTGGAGCAGATTATCGCCAAGCTCGGGATTCCGCCGTTCCTGCTCGGCCTGACGTGGTCTTCCACAGAAAGGATGTCCAGCCAGCAGGCGGATATCCTGACAAGCGAGCTGGAATCGTACCGGCGGCTTCTGAATCCCGTTATTTACAGAATCTGCAGCATGTGGCTGCGGCTGAACGGGTTTCCGCCGAAATTTTCCGTCGAGTGGGACGACATCACGCTCCAGGACACAACCGAGCTCGCCGCGGCGCGCTATCAGAACGCCCGCGCCGCCCAGCTTGAGCGGACCATCCGGCCGGAACGGCCCGTCATTTAG
- a CDS encoding PBSX family phage terminase large subunit — MEFNSFSTRQREALCWWCPGSPHAGRDAVICDGAVRSGKTLCLGLSFVLWASARFDGRSFALCGKTIRSLRRNLVTTLLPALTEAGFSCVLHAGENRIDISFGKSRNRFYLFGGKDEGSAALIQGVTLAGVLFDEVALMPRSFVEQALARCSVDGSKFWFSCNPESPRHWFYREWILKAEEKNALRLHFTMEDNPSLSRKILSRYRSLYTGTFYERFVLGKWVAAEGLIYPFMTQNMFYGVPDGGFSRYAVSCDYGTSNPCSMGLWGLRDGVWYRIEESYYDSRKTGEQRTDEEHYAALERLCGNRTIERVVVDPSAASFLEVIRRHGKYRARKADNAVLDGIRRTAAALKQGKIRVCRCCADAEREFGLYRWDERKNGDVPVKENDHAMDDIRYFVTSLPRADNGFFAVAAPREKEGKHAVFP; from the coding sequence ATGGAATTTAACTCCTTTTCCACGCGCCAGCGGGAAGCGCTCTGCTGGTGGTGCCCGGGATCGCCGCACGCCGGGCGGGACGCGGTGATCTGCGACGGCGCGGTGCGCAGCGGAAAAACGCTTTGCCTGGGCCTTTCGTTCGTGCTGTGGGCATCCGCCCGGTTCGACGGGCGGTCGTTCGCGCTCTGCGGAAAGACCATCCGCTCGCTGCGGAGGAACCTGGTGACGACCCTGCTGCCGGCGCTGACGGAAGCCGGGTTCTCCTGCGTCCTCCACGCGGGAGAAAATCGAATCGACATTTCCTTTGGGAAAAGCAGAAACCGGTTCTACCTGTTCGGCGGAAAAGACGAGGGCTCGGCGGCGCTGATTCAGGGGGTGACGCTCGCGGGCGTGCTGTTCGACGAAGTCGCGCTGATGCCCCGTTCATTTGTGGAGCAGGCGCTGGCGCGCTGCTCGGTGGATGGTTCCAAATTCTGGTTCAGCTGCAACCCGGAAAGCCCCCGGCACTGGTTCTACAGGGAATGGATTTTAAAGGCGGAAGAAAAAAACGCGCTGCGCCTGCATTTCACAATGGAGGACAACCCGTCCCTCAGCCGAAAAATTCTTTCGCGGTACCGGTCTCTTTACACCGGCACCTTTTACGAGCGGTTTGTCCTTGGAAAATGGGTTGCGGCAGAGGGGCTGATCTATCCCTTTATGACGCAAAACATGTTCTACGGCGTGCCGGACGGCGGCTTTTCGCGCTATGCCGTCTCGTGCGATTACGGAACCTCGAACCCCTGTTCCATGGGACTTTGGGGGCTGCGGGACGGCGTCTGGTACCGCATCGAAGAGTCCTATTACGACTCCCGAAAAACCGGAGAGCAGCGCACCGACGAAGAGCATTACGCCGCTCTGGAACGGCTTTGCGGAAACCGAACCATCGAACGCGTGGTAGTCGACCCTTCCGCCGCGAGCTTTCTGGAGGTCATCCGACGGCACGGGAAATACCGCGCGCGGAAGGCGGACAACGCCGTGCTGGACGGCATCCGCAGGACCGCCGCCGCGCTCAAGCAGGGAAAAATCAGGGTTTGCCGCTGCTGCGCGGACGCGGAGCGGGAATTCGGGCTGTACCGCTGGGATGAAAGAAAAAACGGGGACGTGCCGGTGAAGGAAAACGACCACGCGATGGACGACATACGCTATTTTGTCACGTCTCTTCCACGCGCGGACAACGGATTTTTCGCCGTCGCGGCACCGAGAGAAAAGGAGGGAAAACATGCTGTTTTCCCATAA
- a CDS encoding GntR family transcriptional regulator translates to MDIVISNSDARPIYEQITAQVKNQILSGSLRPGDPLPSMRLLARRLHVSVITTRRAYSDLEAEGFVETVAGKGCFIAPRDVESIRAEQCRRVEELLRRAVEQARQSGISAEELRGILDRLYGGED, encoded by the coding sequence CTGGACATCGTAATCAGCAATTCCGATGCAAGGCCAATCTATGAGCAGATCACCGCGCAGGTCAAAAACCAGATTCTTTCGGGCTCGCTGCGCCCGGGGGATCCTTTGCCGTCCATGCGGCTGCTCGCGCGCCGGCTTCACGTCAGCGTCATCACAACGCGCCGGGCCTATTCCGACCTAGAGGCGGAAGGATTTGTCGAGACGGTCGCGGGAAAGGGCTGTTTCATTGCTCCGAGGGACGTCGAATCCATCCGCGCCGAACAATGCCGCCGGGTGGAAGAATTGCTTCGCCGGGCGGTGGAGCAGGCGAGGCAGAGCGGAATTTCGGCGGAAGAACTGCGCGGGATTTTGGACCGCCTGTACGGCGGAGAAGATTAA
- a CDS encoding ABC transporter ATP-binding protein codes for MEPLLELKGVCKSYPSFSLQNVGFTVPEGSIMGLIGENGAGKTTTILLILNEIRRGGGTIRIFGKDNIEDETAVKEQIGVVLDENCFSGEFRARDVNLILSRIFRTWDRDLFYRYLSDFSLPDDKKIKDYSRGMRMKLNIAAALAHRPRLLILDEATSGLDPVMRSDILDLLLDFIQDERCGVLFSSHITSDLERVADSITFLHEGKIVFSRAKDELEEHMGLLKCGASQFERLDPADFLRVRRGAFQCEALVADRAAAGKKYPDLLIEAAPLDEIMLLYAKGETA; via the coding sequence ATGGAACCGTTGCTGGAACTGAAGGGCGTGTGCAAAAGCTATCCATCGTTTTCGCTTCAGAATGTCGGTTTTACCGTTCCGGAAGGCAGCATTATGGGTCTGATCGGGGAAAACGGCGCGGGCAAAACCACGACCATCCTCCTGATTTTAAACGAGATTCGGCGCGGGGGCGGAACCATCCGGATTTTCGGGAAGGATAATATCGAGGACGAAACCGCCGTCAAGGAGCAGATCGGCGTCGTGCTGGACGAAAACTGCTTTTCCGGGGAATTCCGCGCCAGGGATGTCAATCTGATTCTGAGCAGAATATTCAGAACCTGGGACCGCGATCTGTTTTACCGGTATTTATCCGACTTTTCGCTTCCGGACGACAAAAAGATCAAGGATTATTCCCGAGGAATGCGGATGAAGCTGAATATTGCGGCGGCGCTCGCGCACCGGCCCCGCCTTCTGATTCTGGACGAGGCGACCAGCGGGCTGGACCCGGTCATGCGGAGCGACATTCTCGACCTTCTGCTCGACTTCATTCAGGATGAACGCTGCGGAGTCTTGTTTTCGTCCCATATCACCTCCGATCTGGAGCGTGTGGCGGATTCCATCACCTTTCTTCATGAAGGGAAAATTGTATTCAGCCGCGCGAAGGATGAGTTGGAAGAGCATATGGGTCTCCTGAAATGCGGCGCCTCCCAGTTTGAGCGGCTGGACCCGGCCGATTTTCTGCGCGTGCGCCGGGGAGCTTTTCAATGCGAGGCGCTGGTGGCCGACCGGGCCGCCGCCGGGAAAAAATACCCGGACCTTTTGATCGAGGCCGCGCCGCTCGATGAGATTATGCTTTTATATGCGAAGGGGGAAACGGCATGA
- a CDS encoding ABC-2 transporter permease — translation MTGLILKDLLYLKQTAKVLISLLVFYLALFTATGSKDSASGILSGVVIMLTIILSSNAFAYDEAAKWRVYELSLPVAKSRIVLARYLITLIFSTALALLSLFLELIVFRGVTMETAAALLASWSLSLLFCAILFPAMYKYGTQKARLLLMAIVLLPVLGLMLLSKANLPVPSESVLLLGIRLIPFLSVAAYFISYWISCRVFARKKEG, via the coding sequence ATGACCGGACTGATTCTGAAAGACCTGCTGTACTTGAAACAAACGGCGAAAGTGCTGATTTCCCTTCTCGTCTTTTATCTGGCTCTTTTTACCGCGACCGGATCGAAGGACTCCGCGTCCGGCATTCTTTCCGGCGTGGTTATCATGCTCACCATCATCCTGTCCTCCAACGCATTTGCTTACGACGAGGCCGCCAAGTGGAGGGTTTACGAGCTCAGCCTCCCCGTCGCGAAAAGCCGCATTGTTCTGGCGCGCTATCTGATCACGCTGATTTTTTCCACGGCTCTGGCTTTGCTTTCCCTGTTTTTGGAGCTGATTGTTTTCCGCGGCGTCACCATGGAAACCGCCGCCGCGCTGTTGGCCTCGTGGAGCCTGTCCCTGCTGTTCTGCGCCATCCTGTTTCCGGCGATGTACAAGTACGGCACTCAGAAGGCGCGCCTGCTCTTAATGGCGATCGTTCTTCTGCCGGTTCTGGGCCTGATGCTGCTTTCGAAGGCGAACCTGCCCGTGCCGAGTGAATCCGTTCTGCTGCTCGGAATCCGCCTGATTCCGTTTCTGTCTGTCGCGGCGTATTTTATTTCTTACTGGATTTCCTGCCGCGTCTTCGCCCGAAAAAAGGAGGGCTAA
- a CDS encoding ABC-2 transporter permease — MTGLILKDLLYLKRTGRVLIAVTAFYLIVFLATSSGNAASAILSGFIVMLPVILSVNVFACDEFARWRRYEGSLPVSGSRVVLARYLFALIFSTSLTLLSFALELFVGLTQKAALAFLVSWGAALLFYAVLFPIFYRFGTQKARLVLIGVVLLPTFGVALLRQMNLPLPGGADPERWLPLLPLLAAALFLLSFRFSCRVFARRED, encoded by the coding sequence GTGACCGGACTCATTCTGAAAGACCTGCTGTACCTGAAACGGACCGGCAGAGTGCTGATCGCCGTGACCGCGTTCTATCTGATCGTGTTCCTGGCCACAAGTTCGGGAAATGCGGCCTCCGCCATCCTGTCCGGCTTCATCGTGATGTTGCCGGTCATCCTCTCCGTCAACGTGTTCGCCTGCGACGAGTTTGCCAGATGGCGGCGGTACGAAGGGAGCCTCCCCGTCTCCGGGAGCCGGGTCGTCCTCGCGCGCTACCTGTTTGCGCTGATCTTTTCCACCAGCCTCACGCTGCTGTCGTTTGCGCTGGAGCTGTTCGTCGGCCTCACGCAGAAAGCCGCCCTGGCTTTTCTGGTTTCGTGGGGCGCTGCTCTGCTGTTCTACGCCGTCCTGTTTCCGATCTTTTATCGGTTTGGAACGCAGAAGGCCCGGCTGGTTCTGATCGGCGTCGTTCTGCTGCCGACCTTCGGCGTCGCCCTGCTCAGGCAGATGAACCTGCCCTTGCCGGGCGGGGCCGATCCGGAGCGTTGGCTGCCCCTGCTCCCGCTGCTCGCCGCCGCCCTGTTCCTGCTCTCCTTCCGGTTTTCCTGCCGCGTCTTTGCCCGAAGGGAAGACTGA
- a CDS encoding DegV family protein encodes MADYVIVTDSSCDLPDKLAKELEVVVLPLSFHMDGKDYRNYLDEREMPICEFYSRIRAGGMCTTSAVNVDAYKSAMEPLLQQGKDILDIAFSSGLSATYGSAKIACEELAEKYPDRKVFAVDTLAASLGQGLLISLAVEQKRAGKSVGELRDWVEQNKLHICHWFTVDDLNHLKRGGRISGATALLGTVLSIKPVMHVDDEGHLIPMGKVRGRRASLDALADHMEETAVDPASQTVFISHGDCREDADYLAGEIKRRMGVKNFVIGNCGPVIGAHSGPGTMALFFFGTRR; translated from the coding sequence ATGGCGGATTATGTGATTGTTACGGACTCTTCCTGCGATTTGCCGGACAAGCTCGCCAAGGAGCTTGAAGTGGTCGTCCTGCCCCTTTCCTTTCATATGGACGGAAAGGACTACCGCAATTACCTGGATGAGCGTGAAATGCCGATTTGTGAATTTTATTCACGCATCCGCGCCGGCGGGATGTGCACCACTTCCGCCGTGAATGTCGATGCCTATAAAAGCGCGATGGAGCCCCTGCTTCAGCAGGGGAAGGACATTCTGGATATCGCGTTTTCCTCCGGCCTTTCCGCGACGTATGGGTCCGCGAAGATCGCCTGCGAGGAGCTCGCCGAAAAATATCCGGACCGAAAGGTTTTCGCCGTGGACACCCTCGCCGCTTCGCTTGGCCAAGGTCTGCTGATCTCCCTCGCCGTGGAGCAGAAGCGCGCGGGCAAAAGCGTCGGGGAACTTCGGGACTGGGTGGAGCAGAACAAGCTGCATATCTGCCACTGGTTTACCGTGGATGACCTGAATCATCTCAAACGGGGCGGGCGCATCTCCGGCGCGACGGCGCTGTTGGGAACCGTGCTGAGCATCAAGCCGGTCATGCACGTTGACGACGAGGGCCACCTGATCCCGATGGGGAAAGTCCGCGGCCGCCGCGCCTCGCTGGACGCGCTTGCCGACCACATGGAGGAAACCGCGGTCGATCCTGCCTCCCAGACGGTTTTTATCAGCCACGGCGACTGCCGCGAGGACGCGGATTACCTCGCGGGGGAAATCAAGCGGCGCATGGGAGTCAAAAATTTTGTAATAGGAAACTGCGGCCCCGTCATCGGGGCGCATTCCGGCCCCGGAACCATGGCGCTCTTTTTCTTCGGCACCAGGCGCTGA
- a CDS encoding argininosuccinate synthase, translating into MKHKIKKVVLAYSGGLDTSIIIPWLKENFDGCEVIAVAADVGQGAELSGLEEKAKKTGASKLYIADLKKQLVEDYIWPTLKADAKYEEEYLLGTSFARPLIAKRLVEIAKAEGADAIAHGCTGKGNDQVRFELAIKVFAPDMKIIAPWRIWNIKSRDEEIDYAEAHDIPLNITRATNYSKDKNLWHLSHEGLDLEDPANEPQYDRILELGVSPEQAPDHPAYVTVTFEKGVPVKVNGEKLCGVDLIAKLNKVGGENGIGIIDLLENRLVGMKSRGVYETPGGTILYHAHRKLEELCLDKDTFHFKQIVGQKFSELVYDGKWFTPLREALSAFVDSTQEQVTGEVKLKLYKGNIIDAGATSPYSLYDEEIATFSEDHVYNQADAEGFINLFGLPIAVQAMKKQQR; encoded by the coding sequence ATGAAACATAAAATCAAAAAAGTGGTGCTCGCGTATTCTGGCGGGCTGGATACCTCGATTATTATCCCGTGGCTGAAGGAGAATTTCGACGGATGCGAAGTAATCGCCGTCGCGGCCGATGTGGGGCAGGGCGCGGAGCTTTCCGGCCTAGAGGAAAAGGCGAAAAAGACGGGAGCCTCCAAGCTGTATATCGCGGACTTAAAAAAGCAGCTGGTGGAGGATTACATCTGGCCGACGCTGAAAGCGGACGCGAAATATGAGGAAGAATATCTTCTGGGCACGTCGTTCGCCAGGCCGCTGATTGCCAAGCGCCTGGTGGAAATCGCCAAGGCCGAAGGCGCGGACGCCATCGCGCACGGCTGCACCGGCAAAGGCAACGACCAGGTCCGGTTTGAGCTTGCCATCAAGGTGTTTGCGCCGGACATGAAGATCATCGCGCCGTGGAGAATCTGGAACATCAAATCCCGCGACGAAGAGATCGACTACGCGGAAGCGCACGATATCCCGCTGAATATCACGAGAGCGACCAACTATTCCAAGGACAAAAACCTGTGGCACCTGTCCCATGAGGGCCTTGACCTGGAGGACCCGGCAAATGAGCCGCAGTACGACCGGATTCTGGAGCTCGGCGTTTCGCCGGAACAAGCTCCCGATCATCCGGCCTATGTGACGGTCACGTTTGAAAAGGGAGTTCCGGTCAAGGTGAACGGCGAAAAGCTGTGCGGCGTCGATCTGATCGCAAAGCTGAACAAGGTCGGCGGGGAAAACGGAATCGGCATCATCGACCTTCTGGAAAACCGCCTGGTCGGCATGAAGTCGCGGGGCGTGTATGAGACTCCCGGCGGCACCATCCTGTACCATGCGCACCGCAAGCTGGAGGAGCTGTGTCTCGATAAGGACACGTTCCATTTCAAGCAGATTGTCGGTCAGAAATTTTCCGAGCTGGTCTATGACGGAAAATGGTTCACCCCTCTGCGCGAGGCGCTCTCCGCCTTCGTGGATTCCACGCAGGAACAGGTGACGGGAGAAGTCAAGCTGAAGCTGTACAAGGGCAACATCATCGACGCGGGAGCAACTTCCCCGTATTCGCTGTATGACGAGGAGATCGCCACATTCAGCGAGGACCACGTCTACAATCAGGCGGACGCGGAGGGCTTCATCAATTTGTTCGGCCTGCCGATCGCGGTTCAGGCGATGAAAAAGCAGCAGCGGTGA
- the argH gene encoding argininosuccinate lyase, with the protein MKLWAGRFHKELDGKVNDFNSSISFDSRMAEEDIEGSIAHAAMLGECGVIERSEAEKIQAGLKGILADLKSGALSVDPAAEDIHTFVEGELTARLGDTGRRLHTARSRNDQVAVDLRLHLKKQCAGLKKQIDGLVAVLCKKALEHSGDVMPGYTHMQRAQPVTFGHHLLAYAEMFLRDAGRLQDAAKRMDFCPLGSCALAGTTYPIDRERTASLLGFSGPTQNSLDGVSDRDFCLELASCIAIAMVHLSRFSEEIVLWCSWEFKFIELDDAFSTGSSIMPQKKNPDIAELVRGKSGRAIGDMTTLFAMMKGLPLAYNKDLQEDKEAIFDAVDTLRMCLTAFTPMIETMKVLPQNMRAAAAKGFINATDCADYLVGRGMPFRTAYKITGELVALCIEKGLTLETLPLEEYQKQSGLFEDSIYGAISLERCVNGRKVLGGPAPQNVEAQANRILKLLEANGDD; encoded by the coding sequence TTGAAGCTTTGGGCGGGCCGGTTCCACAAGGAACTCGACGGCAAGGTCAACGATTTCAACTCCTCGATTTCTTTCGACAGCCGCATGGCCGAGGAGGATATCGAGGGGAGCATCGCGCACGCGGCGATGCTCGGCGAATGCGGCGTGATTGAACGGAGCGAAGCGGAAAAAATTCAGGCGGGCCTGAAGGGAATCCTCGCCGACCTGAAAAGCGGGGCGCTTTCGGTCGATCCGGCGGCGGAGGACATCCACACGTTTGTGGAAGGGGAGCTGACCGCCCGCCTCGGCGACACGGGCAGGCGGCTGCACACCGCGCGCAGCCGGAACGACCAGGTTGCGGTGGATCTGCGGCTCCACCTGAAAAAGCAGTGCGCCGGGCTGAAAAAGCAGATTGACGGCCTTGTTGCGGTCCTCTGCAAAAAGGCGCTGGAGCACAGCGGAGACGTGATGCCCGGTTACACCCACATGCAGCGCGCGCAGCCCGTCACGTTCGGGCATCATCTGCTCGCCTACGCGGAGATGTTCCTGCGCGACGCCGGCCGCCTTCAGGACGCGGCAAAGCGCATGGACTTCTGCCCGCTCGGCTCCTGTGCGCTGGCGGGAACCACTTACCCGATCGACCGGGAGCGCACCGCCTCTCTGCTCGGCTTTTCCGGTCCGACGCAGAACAGCCTGGACGGCGTTTCCGACCGGGATTTCTGCCTGGAGCTCGCCTCCTGCATCGCGATCGCGATGGTACACCTCTCCCGCTTTTCGGAGGAGATCGTTCTCTGGTGTTCGTGGGAATTCAAATTCATCGAACTGGACGACGCGTTTTCGACGGGGTCCAGCATCATGCCGCAGAAGAAGAACCCGGATATCGCGGAGCTGGTGCGCGGCAAGAGCGGACGCGCCATCGGCGATATGACCACGCTGTTCGCCATGATGAAGGGCCTGCCGCTTGCCTACAACAAAGATTTGCAGGAAGACAAGGAAGCGATTTTCGACGCGGTCGACACGCTTCGGATGTGCCTGACGGCGTTCACTCCGATGATCGAAACCATGAAGGTCCTTCCGCAGAATATGCGCGCCGCCGCCGCGAAGGGCTTCATCAATGCGACGGACTGCGCGGATTATCTGGTCGGCAGAGGGATGCCGTTCCGCACCGCGTACAAGATCACGGGGGAGCTGGTTGCCCTGTGCATCGAAAAGGGCCTGACGCTGGAAACGCTTCCGCTGGAGGAATACCAAAAGCAAAGCGGTTTATTTGAAGATTCGATTTACGGCGCGATTTCTTTGGAGCGCTGCGTGAACGGCCGAAAGGTCCTCGGCGGTCCCGCTCCTCAGAACGTGGAAGCGCAGGCGAACCGGATTTTGAAACTGCTGGAGGCGAACGGGGATGATTAA